The Spirosoma sp. SC4-14 DNA window CACAATCGTACCGTAGTGAACGCCATAGATCCCTGAACCGGGAATATACTCCCAATAGGTTTCGTCGGCTCCGCTGGCATCATATCGGTGGTCTTCGATGGGTGCTCCGCAGAGAAAAATACGGTCGTCGGGCAACAGTCCCGCCAGGCATTCTTTTTTCGTTAATCGATGTTCGCCGTACACGCGCCGGGTTTCGCGAACGCCAATCTGGTGCGACAAACCAATGATATTGGCGTTTTGATAACCGGGTACGTCGTCCCGAAAAAAGTCTTCGTAAATGAACGCCTGTCGTCGCCCTTCCACTTCAGCTTTGGTCAATTCGTCGGCATTCAGCGCCGACAGACCGGCTACTTTCACGGCTACGGTTGAGATACACTTTTGCGCGTTCATCTCGTGGGCTGACCCTTCTTTTCGGGGCAAGGGATGGCGTCCGCTGGTAACGGCCTCGTTCATTTTTTGGGTCAGCATCGTTTTGCCACCCGCCCGCTCATACTCGTCCAGTTCGACATTGCTCATGCGGAAGGTCGTCGTCAGGCTTTGGGCGGGTTCGTGTTCTCCAGCAGTTTCATAGGCAAAACCCGCCAGATGACAGAAATCGGCATCGCCGGATGCGTCGATGACCCGCCGGGCCAGTACTTTCTGAAAACCGCCTTTATTCCAGAAAATACAGGCATAGTGCTCTCCTTCGGTTGCTACGTCGATCAGCGTGGTATGCAGGAGGTACCGAATGCCCTGTTGCTGAATCAGTTGATCCCAGATGAGTTTCAGGCGTTCGGGATTGTAGTTCACGCCCGTTCCGGCACCGTAGGTATTAGGCCGCAAAAACACTGCGCCCACTTTATCCAGTTCGTTCACGATGCGGTCGGGCCAGCCGCCCACAATTTTGCGCGGTCCGCCGTTGCGGGACGTAGCGCCGGGCGTAAAAAAGCCGTAAAACGTATCGAGCATCTGGGTAGACGTACCGCCCGGAAACCCGTACCGCTCGACCAGCATCACCGACAGGCTTTGATCGCGGGACGCAGCCGACAGCGCGGCCACGCAACCCGCCGAACCCGCCCCGATGACCAGAATATCGGTTTCGGCTAATAGCGGAATATGGAGATGATTGAAAACGGTTGCCATCTTATACACCAAACTGTTTTTTTACCACCTGTCGACTCATTTTCAGGCTTTCACGAATGGGCCGGGTGGGCTTGTACCCATATGGAAAAGCCAATTCGACGGTCATATCGCCCGTATAGCCAAGCTGTTTCAACTGGCGAGCAATCGCTCCGAAGTCCATAATGCCTTCGCCCAGCGCTTCCGACCAGACACCCGTCCAAAGGTGGTCGCGCAGGTGCATGTACACAATCTTATCCGCGTAGGTTTTCAGGAAGGTGGGCACGTCGACTTTGGCCTGAAATAGCCAGTCGAGGTCAGGGCCCAGGGCAATGTCGGGTACACGTTGCAGGGTATTTGTCAGATCATATAGCCCATTCTCTACTTCGTAGGTATGGTTGTGCAGGTTCGGAACGACCTTATATTGTTTGCCGATGGTCTGAATCTGTTTCAGCGTCTCAGCCTGTACGTCGAACTCCTCGGGCGTCTTTTTGCGTCGGGCATCCCCGACTGACAGGCCCAATACCCGCCCGTTTAGTTTCGCAATTCGTTCGATGACTTTTCCAGCAATGTCTACGTTTTCGGCCTGTTTGTTTTTGTCCCACATGCTCTGCCCATGCGATGCCCCAATCAGCGATACGCCGGTTTTCTGCATCAGATCGCCAATTTTCGCGACGGAATCGTCATGGTGTAAGGCTACATCCATCAATTCAATGCCGTCAAACCCGGCGTATTTCACATCGGCAAAGACGCTGTCGAGCACTGAAAAACAGTCATACTTTGGCATATCGGACGAGAATACCCATACATGAGCACTCACCAGCGGTTTT harbors:
- a CDS encoding FAD-dependent oxidoreductase, with protein sequence MATVFNHLHIPLLAETDILVIGAGSAGCVAALSAASRDQSLSVMLVERYGFPGGTSTQMLDTFYGFFTPGATSRNGGPRKIVGGWPDRIVNELDKVGAVFLRPNTYGAGTGVNYNPERLKLIWDQLIQQQGIRYLLHTTLIDVATEGEHYACIFWNKGGFQKVLARRVIDASGDADFCHLAGFAYETAGEHEPAQSLTTTFRMSNVELDEYERAGGKTMLTQKMNEAVTSGRHPLPRKEGSAHEMNAQKCISTVAVKVAGLSALNADELTKAEVEGRRQAFIYEDFFRDDVPGYQNANIIGLSHQIGVRETRRVYGEHRLTKKECLAGLLPDDRIFLCGAPIEDHRYDASGADETYWEYIPGSGIYGVHYGTIVPKGSQSVWVVGRCFSATHDAHASCRSMAQTMSMGQAAGLAAVQSLRNDEAANGLNVKQLQQDLYELGAILDIPDNVADTSRNGWRNNVVPQTEVNVQH
- a CDS encoding sugar phosphate isomerase/epimerase — encoded protein: MMNRRTFLGTAAGSLALAQQVSLADMPHQKPLVSAHVWVFSSDMPKYDCFSVLDSVFADVKYAGFDGIELMDVALHHDDSVAKIGDLMQKTGVSLIGASHGQSMWDKNKQAENVDIAGKVIERIAKLNGRVLGLSVGDARRKKTPEEFDVQAETLKQIQTIGKQYKVVPNLHNHTYEVENGLYDLTNTLQRVPDIALGPDLDWLFQAKVDVPTFLKTYADKIVYMHLRDHLWTGVWSEALGEGIMDFGAIARQLKQLGYTGDMTVELAFPYGYKPTRPIRESLKMSRQVVKKQFGV